Proteins co-encoded in one Thermocrinis sp. genomic window:
- a CDS encoding carbon monoxide dehydrogenase beta subunit family protein, translated as MLLPYCAKPRWCDYRHLDDCGECGGCTVGDAYRLAYQKGMIPITITSFELLRDTLKWCAENGYTYIGHCCYEFYEKRYEIFQKASKEGAKGVLFDIVGTTCYSLGVEEEERAYHGEFTVELDLIKDALERSLAIKEDLSQVQRRESQKFDFSPYFSDFVPPYYKKPKAVPSPQEDRTRTAVQKEVFLGEATISGKAVSYIEAFEELAEWIEKSQSPTLVVGPLLFWDWQEEELRRKAQAVKKLIQKVKKLQVKVLPDYRPKLKKYDPSLEMDPPNPHETVLYDKNDLTILIGVHCYRTDFVIRLLKKYTPTKVVALCGLYGHPEADLSTSFTDEDKLNKLLDLL; from the coding sequence ATGCTTTTGCCTTACTGTGCCAAGCCCCGTTGGTGCGACTACAGACATTTGGATGACTGCGGAGAGTGCGGAGGATGCACCGTCGGAGATGCCTACAGGCTTGCCTATCAAAAGGGCATGATCCCAATTACCATAACTTCCTTTGAACTTCTGAGGGACACACTCAAGTGGTGTGCAGAGAACGGATACACTTACATAGGCCACTGCTGTTATGAGTTTTACGAAAAACGATACGAGATCTTCCAAAAGGCAAGCAAAGAGGGGGCAAAAGGGGTGCTCTTTGACATTGTGGGGACAACATGCTACAGCTTGGGAGTGGAGGAAGAGGAAAGGGCATATCACGGAGAATTTACCGTAGAGCTGGACCTGATAAAGGATGCCTTGGAAAGATCTTTGGCTATAAAGGAGGATCTGTCCCAAGTTCAAAGGAGGGAGAGCCAAAAATTTGATTTTTCCCCTTACTTTTCCGATTTTGTCCCACCCTACTACAAAAAGCCCAAAGCGGTTCCCTCACCCCAAGAAGACAGGACACGGACTGCGGTCCAAAAGGAAGTATTCTTAGGGGAAGCTACCATAAGTGGTAAGGCTGTTAGCTACATAGAGGCCTTTGAAGAGCTGGCAGAGTGGATAGAAAAGTCTCAAAGCCCCACCTTGGTGGTAGGACCCCTGCTCTTTTGGGACTGGCAAGAAGAGGAGCTAAGAAGAAAAGCTCAGGCGGTAAAAAAGCTCATCCAAAAGGTCAAAAAGCTTCAGGTAAAGGTCCTTCCAGATTATAGGCCCAAGCTAAAAAAGTACGATCCTTCTTTGGAGATGGACCCACCAAACCCCCACGAAACAGTCCTTTACGACAAAAACGATCTTACCATACTCATAGGAGTGCATTGCTACAGGACAGATTTTGTGATAAGACTTCTCAAAAAATACACGCCTACAAAAGTAGTAGCCCTCTGTGGCCTTTACGGACACCCAGAAGCAGACCTCTCCACAAGCTTTACAGATGAAGACAAGCTTAATAAACTATTAGACCTGTTGTGA